GTAGGCGAGCGATGTTGCACTGCCTTGGGTGAGAGGATAATATTATGGAAAACAAAGAAATCGAATTTAAAAAAGTTGCACCGATTGTCGAAACGGTCTGGGGCGTGCTCTTGCTCATGTTGAGTTGCGCGTTTTTTATTTTTGGCGCTTAGCAACTAATATGTCATATAAAAAGAAAGTCCGTCTGTGTTGGAGACGGACTTCTTTTATTTTGGAAGAAAAATATGTCTTACTGTTTTTGAGCTAGGACATCAGAAAGCTTAGCAATGCTTTCTTTTGCGCGTATTATGGCTGCAATGCTTTTTTCGTTGTCCCGTAAAACCTTGACCGCGTTCTTGTTGTTTGTTAGAGCGCTACAGATTTCACAGACTCCGCAAAAGCTTTTGTTGAATTTGATATTGCTATGCTCTTCGACAAATTGACAGAGCTTTAGAGGGCCCAACTCATGGATTGCATTGAGTAGAACGTCTTTGCTTGCTCTGTTCAGGATTGTCTTGATTTTCTCCTTATTTGTATCTCCGAGATCCAAGATTGCGTTGTTGTCCGACGGAATGCCGCAACAAGCCCATACGTGTCCCAGCGGTGAAACAACCGGGTCGCTGACCGCCCATGGGCAGCAGCAGGCCAAATTCTCCTGATTTTCGATTGTGTCGAATTTCTCGCTATTGAGCGATGCGGCACGACCGCTTTTTTGTAGTGTGTTTTCGTAAATCTGATATAGGGTTTCTTTTCCTGGCTCCTTTATCTCGTTGTCTTCAGGTCCGTTTGAGACCGCAACTTCGATTTTTTCGCCTAAAAATTCCTGGATGTATGCTGGGACGATTTTGTCGTTATTCCCATGGCTATTAGCCAGAATGACGGATTCAAAACCAGCGCCTTTGCAGGCTTGCCAAGCATTGCGGATGTTTTCCAGTGGGACAAATGGCTCGTGGTAGTCATCAACGCTGAAATTGATTTCGGTGAGCCCGACACTGCGGAATTTCTCAATATAGCGTTGTGCGCGTTCTAAGCTGGTTGCCCAGAAGGCGTTCGTGACAAGCCTAGTCTTTAGGAAGTTTAGCGTACAATAGCGGATGGTGCGGAATAGATCTTCACCGAGCAAAGTCGATTCGCCACCCGTAAATACGATCATCTTGACATCGTATTCTTTTACAACTTGATCAATGCATTTCTGCATTTGTTCAAATTGAAGCTTGTTTTTTTTATTTGGGGTACAATTCATCAAACAGTGGGAGCACCTTGCGGTACACCCATCTGTTGTCACGAAGCTGAATACCCCGCTTTTTAACGGAGTAATCTTCATTTATTTTTTTGCTTTCTTTGTTGCTTTGGGTTCGGCTCTTTTGGCGGCCTTCA
This Fibrobacter sp. UBA4297 DNA region includes the following protein-coding sequences:
- a CDS encoding radical SAM protein, giving the protein MKITPLKSGVFSFVTTDGCTARCSHCLMNCTPNKKNKLQFEQMQKCIDQVVKEYDVKMIVFTGGESTLLGEDLFRTIRYCTLNFLKTRLVTNAFWATSLERAQRYIEKFRSVGLTEINFSVDDYHEPFVPLENIRNAWQACKGAGFESVILANSHGNNDKIVPAYIQEFLGEKIEVAVSNGPEDNEIKEPGKETLYQIYENTLQKSGRAASLNSEKFDTIENQENLACCCPWAVSDPVVSPLGHVWACCGIPSDNNAILDLGDTNKEKIKTILNRASKDVLLNAIHELGPLKLCQFVEEHSNIKFNKSFCGVCEICSALTNNKNAVKVLRDNEKSIAAIIRAKESIAKLSDVLAQKQ